In the Aphis gossypii isolate Hap1 unplaced genomic scaffold, ASM2018417v2 Contig00771, whole genome shotgun sequence genome, one interval contains:
- the LOC114130465 gene encoding uncharacterized protein DDB_G0283357-like isoform X1, giving the protein MTPSHKTYTCQNNFFLQILNVKCLPNNPPNSIPFHGQNVPAAPNSWTGQPAQTVLQGMTNIFDAMNPNPSHNPYVNNDDNQQNIKYDQQYSTPQPYNSPHYNNYNQQYFMSQPYNAQPHNYKQQSPVSQPYNAPLYNYEQQHPEPSTYNAPQVIQKNQNQHSKEPQLYNLHPPSQSSGPTNSQSFGILGPSLKEYQEQLPSSINQPIEILPAFGQPINNAKNQENIQQSSTQIPPIPNQSQLSQMASNLSNPIVKESSKSNGYNIDIKEAESPDFGKPNINAKNQNIIQQSSPPIPPIPNQSPLSQMASNLSNPIVKESSKSNGYNIDISEAESPDFGKPNINAKNQNIIQQSSPPIPPIPNQSQLSQMTTNLSKPIVKESFTPNGYNIEIKEEAPDFGQPINNAKNQENVQQSPPPISSLPNQFQLSKPIVKESFTPNGYDIENKKEAPDFGQPTNNGNYPENIQQSPPPISSLPNQFQLSKPMAKESFTPNEYDIEIKEEAPDFGQPINNAKNQENVQQSPPPISSILNHFQLSKPIAKESFTPNGYDIENKKEAPDFDQPINNGNYPENIQQSPPPISSLPNQFQLSKPMAKESFTPNEYDIENKKEAPDFGQPTNNGNYPENIQQSPPPISSLPNQFQLSKPMAKESFTPNEYDIEIKEEAPDFGQPINNAKNQENVQQSPPPISSLPNQFQLSKPMAKESFTPNEYDIENKKEAPDFGQPTNNGNYPENIQQSPPPISSLPNQFQLSKPMAKESFTPNEYDIEIKEEAPDFGQPINNAKNQENVQQSPPPISSILNHFQLSKPIAKESFTPNGYDIENKKEAPDFGQPINNGNYPENIQQSLPPISSLPNQFQLSKPMAKESFTPNEYDIENKKEAPDFGQPINNGNYPENIQQSPPPISSLPNQFQLSKPMAKESFTPNEYDIENKKEAPDFGQPINNGNYPENIQQSPPPISSLPNQFQLSKPMAKESFTPNEYDIENKKEAPDFGQPINNGNYPENIQQSPPPISSLPNQFQLSKPMAKESFTPNEYDIEIKEEAPDFGQPINNGKNQENVQQSSPPNEYDTEIKGVVPDFDPVIYNAENQGNKPSSAPDFPPNQSKISPIPSQSSSKLTPNENTMQIKNDNMSLNSLLGLPDGQSEPLINDFAQNEDVLIDNSQTDIQLFLNSENNQDDFQLVVNDMPPQLPMNVQAANAIIDSQSNDLISNMDLNNDTENLQNTSNEDSSSENVEDTELNEESKLKKAMSESLVVALDDTDTENDELYTLGNLVFDVPPSELDRLSNYDTSFIVDTENPKNVKEDNAKITVYANPNDVHILQLSPKQSSTNDNSYLINNNLLNTPSTEMPLWYSSFPNGADYVQHFNSNTNKQKSNSFFNFNQNPAYNQIPMNLENSNYFNQQAAVDQNQMTSKIQSPGLSLDDNQPSSMDSSGSIYKKVDLKNLTPNSSNSWSLLKKDYTKNLQPNQNDRYTSGDGTTRTSFFGTPLSSYQNSNQEILNLPSNDMFVQNMISVISNSVQAPLDGTKAIFDITSANFPRSSVSHIIRLTHAIVRSVMLNLRQTLNTFMKILYGHRVKRDFNPFEVLHNLPGALVNKYSLQSTAAPTTKYINSPYYNQPTIRQANKRQQIIL; this is encoded by the exons ATGACCCCCAGCCATAAGACATATACatgtcaaaacaatttttttttacagattctAAATGTTAAGTGCTTACCAAACAATCCTCCAAATTCAATACCGTTTCACGGACAAAATGTACCTGCAGCGCCTAACTCTTGGACTGGTCAACCAGCCCAAACAGTTCTTCAAGGAATGACAAATATTTTCGATGCAATGAATCCAAACCCATCACATAATCCATATgtgaataatgatgataatcaacaaaacattaaatatgatcAACAATATTCTACGCCGCAACCGTATAATTCACCACATTATAACAACtataatcaacaatattttatgtcacaGCCGTATAATGCACAACCTCATAACTATAAACAACAATCTCCTGTGTCCCAACCCTATAATGCACCACTTTATAACTATGAGCAACAACATCCTGAGCCCTCAACGTATAATGCACCACaggttattcaaaaaaatcaaaaccaaCACTCTAAAGAACCAcagttatacaatttacatccACCATCACAGAGTAGTGGACCAACAAATTCTCAGTCTTTCGGAATACTTGGACCTTCGCTCAAAGAATACCAAGAACAATTGCCGTCAAGTATAAATCAACCAATAGAAATATTACCAGCTTTTGGTCAACCTATAAATAACGCTAAAAACCAAGAAAACATACAGCAATCTTCTACCCAAATTCCTCCTATCCCAAATCAATCGCAATTGTCTCAAATGGCATCAAACTTATCGAATCCAATAGTCAAAGAATCTTCAAAATCTAAcggatataatattgatattaaagaaGCAGAATCACCAGATTTTGGCAAACCTAATATTAATgctaaaaaccaaaatattattcaacaatcTTCTCCACCGATTCCTCCTATCCCAAATCAATCACCATTGTCTCAAATGGCATCAAACTTATCGAATCCAATAGTCAAAGAGTCTTCAAAATCTAAcggatataatattgatattagtgAAGCAGAATCACCAGATTTTGGCAAACCTAATATTAACgctaaaaaccaaaatattattcaacaatcTTCTCCACCGATACCTCCTATCCCAAATCAATCACAATTGTCTCAAATGACAACAAACTTATCGAAACCAATAGTCAAAGAATCTTTCACTCCtaatggatataatattgaGATCAAAGAAGAAGCACCAGATTTTGGCCAACCTATAAATAACGCTAAAAACCAAGAAAACGTACAGCAATCTCCTCCCCCAATTTCTTCTCTCCCAAATCAATTCCAACTTTCAAAACCAATAGTTAAAGAATCTTTCACTCCTAATGGATATGATATTGAGAACAAAAAAGAAGCACCAGATTTTGGCCAACCTACAAATAACGGTAATTACCCAGAAAACATACAGCAATCTCCTCCCCCAATTTCTTCTCTCCCAAATCAATTCCAACTCTCAAAACCAATGGCTAAAGAATCTTTTACTCCTAATGAATATGATATTGAGATCAAAGAAGAAGCACCAGATTTTGGCCAACCTATAAATAACGCTAAAAACCAAGAAAACGTACAGCAATCTCCTCCCCCAATTTCTTCTATCCTAAATCATTTCCAACTCTCAAAACCAATAGCTAAAGAATCTTTCACTCCTAATGGATATGATATTGAGAACAAAAAAGAAGCACCAGATTTTGACCAACCTATAAATAACGGTAATTACCCAGAAAACATACAGCAATCTCCTCCCCCAATTTCTTCTCTCCCAAATCAATTCCAACTCTCAAAACCAATGGCTAAAGAATCTTTTACTCCTAATGAATATGATATTGAGAACAAAAAAGAAGCACCAGATTTTGGCCAACCTACAAATAACGGTAATTACCCAGAAAACATACAGCAATCTCCTCCCCCAATTTCTTCTCTCCCAAATCAATTCCAACTCTCAAAACCAATGGCTAAAGAATCTTTTACTCCTAATGAATATGATATTGAGATCAAAGAAGAAGCACCAGATTTTGGCCAACCTATAAATAACGCTAAAAACCAAGAAAACGTACAGCAATCTCCTCCCCCAATTTCTTCTCTCCCAAATCAATTCCAACTCTCAAAACCAATGGCTAAAGAATCTTTTACTCCTAATGAATATGATATTGAGAACAAAAAAGAAGCACCAGATTTTGGCCAACCTACAAATAACGGTAATTACCCAGAAAACATACAGCAATCTCCTCCCCCAATTTCTTCTCTCCCAAATCAATTCCAACTCTCAAAACCAATGGCTAAAGAATCTTTTACTCCTAATGAATATGATATTGAGATCAAAGAAGAAGCACCAGATTTTGGCCAACCTATAAATAACGCTAAAAACCAAGAAAACGTACAGCAATCTCCTCCCCCAATTTCTTCTATCCTAAATCATTTCCAACTCTCAAAACCAATAGCTAAAGAATCTTTCACTCCTAATGGATATGATATTGAGAACAAAAAAGAAGCACCAGATTTTGGCCAACCTATAAATAACGGTAATTACCCAGAAAACATACAGCAATCTCTTCCCCCAATTTCTTCTCTCCCAAATCAATTCCAACTCTCAAAACCAATGGCTAAAGAATCTTTTACTCCTAATGAATATGATATTGAGAACAAAAAAGAAGCACCAGATTTTGGCCAACCTATAAATAACGGTAATTACCCAGAAAACATACAGCAATCTCCTCCCCCAATTTCTTCTCTCCCAAATCAATTCCAACTCTCAAAACCAATGGCTAAAGAATCTTTTACTCCTAATGAATATGATATTGAGAACAAAAAAGAAGCACCAGATTTTGGCCAACCTATAAATAACGGTAATTACCCAGAAAACATACAGCAATCTCCTCCCCCAATTTCTTCTCTCCCAAATCAATTCCAACTCTCAAAACCAATGGCTAAAGAATCTTTTACTCCTAATGAATATGATATTGAGAACAAAAAAGAAGCACCAGATTTTGGCCAACCTATAAATAACGGTAATTACCCAGAAAACATACAGCAATCTCCTCCCCCAATTTCTTCTCTCCCAAATCAATTCCAACTCTCAAAACCAATGGCTAAAGAATCTTTTACTCCTAATGAATATGATATTGAGATCAAAGAAGAAGCACCAGATTTTGGCCAACCTATAAATAACGGTAAAAACCAAGAAAACGTACAGCAATCTTCTCCCCCAAATGAATATGATACTGAGATTAAAGGAGTAGTGCCAGATTTTGACCCAGTTATATATAACGCTGAAAATCAAGGAAACAAACCATCGTCTGCTCCTGATTTTCCTCCTaatcaatcaaaaatatctCCAATACCATCACAATCATCTTCGAAATTAACGCCTAATGAAAATACTATGCAGattaaaaatgacaatatGTCATTGAATTCTCTTTTAGGTCTTCCAGATGGTCAATCAGAACCACTTATTAATGATTTCGCGCAAAATGAAGatgttttaatagataattctCAAAcagatatacaattatttttaaattcagaaaATAATCAAGATGATTTTCAATTAGTAGTCAATGATATGCCGCCACAATTGCCAATGAACGTGCAAGCAGCAAATGCGATTATTGATTCACAATCAAAcgatttaataagtaatatggatttaaataatgatactgAAAATCTACAAAATACATCGAACGAAGATTCATCATCTGAAAATGTTGAAGATACTGAATTAAATGaagaatcaaaattaaaaaaagcaatGTCTGAGTCACTAGTTGTTGCGTTAGATGATACCGATACAGAAAATGATGAACTATATACATTAGGAAATTTGGTATTTGACGTACCACCATCAGAATTGGATAGACTATCCAATTACGATACTTCGTTTATTGTAGACACAGAAAATCCAAAAAACGTGAAAGAAGATAACGCTAAAATAACCGTCTACGCCAATCCTAATGATGTTCATATACTTCAACTATCTCCTAAACAGTCATCAACCAATGATAATAgttatctaattaataataatttattaaatactccaTCAACAGAAATGCCATTATGGTATTCCTCATTTCCAAATGGTGCTGATTacgttcaacattttaattcaaatactaataaacaaaaatctaattcatttttcaattttaatcaaaatccGGCTTATAATCAAATTCCAATGAACCtagaaaatagtaattattttaatcaacaagCTGCCGTTGATCAAAATCAGATGACATCTAAAATACAATCACCTGGTTTGTCACTAGATGATAATCAACCAAGTTCTATGGACAGCAGTGGATCTATTTACAAGAAAGTAGACTTAAAGAACCTTACTCCAAATAGTTCTAATTCGTggtctttattaaaaaaagattacaCAAAAAATCTACAGCCAAACCAAAACGACAGGTATACAAGTGGTGATGGTACAACACGCACAAGCTTTTTTGGAACACCATTGTCGTCTTACCAAAATAGTAATCaggaaatattaaacttacctTCAAACGATatgtttgtacaaaatatgatatcTGTAATTTCAAATTCGGTTCAAGCACCGTTAGACGGTACTAAAGCAATATTTGACATCACAAGTGCAAATTTTCCACGTTCTTCAGTGAGTCATATAATTCGTTTAACACACGCTATCGTACGATCTGTGATGCTAAATCTTCGGCAGACTTTAAATACAttcatgaaaattttatat ggTCATCGAGTTAAGCGAGATTTCAATCCTTTTGAGGTCTTACATAATTTACCGGGTGCTCTAGTTAACAAATATTCTCTCCAATCTACTGCTGCGCCGACgacgaaatatataaattcgcCGTACTATAATCAACCGACTATACGGCAG GCCAACAAACGACAGCAGATTATTCTATGA
- the LOC114130465 gene encoding uncharacterized protein DDB_G0283357-like isoform X3 — translation MTPSHKTYTCQNNFFLQILNVKCLPNNPPNSIPFHGQNVPAAPNSWTGQPAQTVLQGMTNIFDAMNPNPSHNPYVNNDDNQQNIKYDQQYSTPQPYNSPHYNNYNQQYFMSQPYNAQPHNYKQQSPVSQPYNAPLYNYEQQHPEPSTYNAPQVIQKNQNQHSKEPQLYNLHPPSQSSGPTNSQSFGILGPSLKEYQEQLPSSINQPIEILPAFGQPINNAKNQENIQQSSTQIPPIPNQSQLSQMASNLSNPIVKESSKSNGYNIDIKEAESPDFGKPNINAKNQNIIQQSSPPIPPIPNQSPLSQMASNLSNPIVKESSKSNGYNIDISEAESPDFGKPNINAKNQNIIQQSSPPIPPIPNQSQLSQMTTNLSKPIVKESFTPNGYNIEIKEEAPDFGQPINNAKNQENVQQSPPPISSLPNQFQLSKPIVKESFTPNGYDIENKKEAPDFGQPTNNGNYPENIQQSPPPISSLPNQFQLSKPMAKESFTPNEYDIEIKEEAPDFGQPINNAKNQENVQQSPPPISSILNHFQLSKPIAKESFTPNGYDIENKKEAPDFDQPINNGNYPENIQQSPPPISSLPNQFQLSKPMAKESFTPNEYDIENKKEAPDFGQPTNNGNYPENIQQSPPPISSLPNQFQLSKPMAKESFTPNEYDIEIKEEAPDFGQPINNAKNQENVQQSPPPISSLPNQFQLSKPMAKESFTPNEYDIENKKEAPDFGQPTNNGNYPENIQQSPPPISSLPNQFQLSKPMAKESFTPNEYDIEIKEEAPDFGQPINNAKNQENVQQSPPPISSILNHFQLSKPIAKESFTPNGYDIENKKEAPDFGQPINNGNYPENIQQSLPPISSLPNQFQLSKPMAKESFTPNEYDIENKKEAPDFGQPINNGNYPENIQQSPPPISSLPNQFQLSKPMAKESFTPNEYDIENKKEAPDFGQPINNGNYPENIQQSPPPISSLPNQFQLSKPMAKESFTPNEYDIENKKEAPDFGQPINNGNYPENIQQSPPPISSLPNQFQLSKPMAKESFTPNEYDIEIKEEAPDFGQPINNGKNQENVQQSSPPNEYDTEIKGVVPDFDPVIYNAENQGNKPSSAPDFPPNQSKISPIPSQSSSKLTPNENTMQIKNDNMSLNSLLGLPDGQSEPLINDFAQNEDVLIDNSQTDIQLFLNSENNQDDFQLVVNDMPPQLPMNVQAANAIIDSQSNDLISNMDLNNDTENLQNTSNEDSSSENVEDTELNEESKLKKAMSESLVVALDDTDTENDELYTLGNLVFDVPPSELDRLSNYDTSFIVDTENPKNVKEDNAKITVYANPNDVHILQLSPKQSSTNDNSYLINNNLLNTPSTEMPLWYSSFPNGADYVQHFNSNTNKQKSNSFFNFNQNPAYNQIPMNLENSNYFNQQAAVDQNQMTSKIQSPGLSLDDNQPSSMDSSGSIYKKVDLKNLTPNSSNSWSLLKKDYTKNLQPNQNDRYTSGDGTTRTSFFGTPLSSYQNSNQEILNLPSNDMFVQNMISVISNSVQAPLDGTKAIFDITSANFPRSSVSHIIRLTHAIVRSVMLNLRQTLNTFMKILYGHRVKRDFNPFEVLHNLPGALVNKYSLQSTAAPTTKYINSPYYNQPTIRQVLP, via the exons ATGACCCCCAGCCATAAGACATATACatgtcaaaacaatttttttttacagattctAAATGTTAAGTGCTTACCAAACAATCCTCCAAATTCAATACCGTTTCACGGACAAAATGTACCTGCAGCGCCTAACTCTTGGACTGGTCAACCAGCCCAAACAGTTCTTCAAGGAATGACAAATATTTTCGATGCAATGAATCCAAACCCATCACATAATCCATATgtgaataatgatgataatcaacaaaacattaaatatgatcAACAATATTCTACGCCGCAACCGTATAATTCACCACATTATAACAACtataatcaacaatattttatgtcacaGCCGTATAATGCACAACCTCATAACTATAAACAACAATCTCCTGTGTCCCAACCCTATAATGCACCACTTTATAACTATGAGCAACAACATCCTGAGCCCTCAACGTATAATGCACCACaggttattcaaaaaaatcaaaaccaaCACTCTAAAGAACCAcagttatacaatttacatccACCATCACAGAGTAGTGGACCAACAAATTCTCAGTCTTTCGGAATACTTGGACCTTCGCTCAAAGAATACCAAGAACAATTGCCGTCAAGTATAAATCAACCAATAGAAATATTACCAGCTTTTGGTCAACCTATAAATAACGCTAAAAACCAAGAAAACATACAGCAATCTTCTACCCAAATTCCTCCTATCCCAAATCAATCGCAATTGTCTCAAATGGCATCAAACTTATCGAATCCAATAGTCAAAGAATCTTCAAAATCTAAcggatataatattgatattaaagaaGCAGAATCACCAGATTTTGGCAAACCTAATATTAATgctaaaaaccaaaatattattcaacaatcTTCTCCACCGATTCCTCCTATCCCAAATCAATCACCATTGTCTCAAATGGCATCAAACTTATCGAATCCAATAGTCAAAGAGTCTTCAAAATCTAAcggatataatattgatattagtgAAGCAGAATCACCAGATTTTGGCAAACCTAATATTAACgctaaaaaccaaaatattattcaacaatcTTCTCCACCGATACCTCCTATCCCAAATCAATCACAATTGTCTCAAATGACAACAAACTTATCGAAACCAATAGTCAAAGAATCTTTCACTCCtaatggatataatattgaGATCAAAGAAGAAGCACCAGATTTTGGCCAACCTATAAATAACGCTAAAAACCAAGAAAACGTACAGCAATCTCCTCCCCCAATTTCTTCTCTCCCAAATCAATTCCAACTTTCAAAACCAATAGTTAAAGAATCTTTCACTCCTAATGGATATGATATTGAGAACAAAAAAGAAGCACCAGATTTTGGCCAACCTACAAATAACGGTAATTACCCAGAAAACATACAGCAATCTCCTCCCCCAATTTCTTCTCTCCCAAATCAATTCCAACTCTCAAAACCAATGGCTAAAGAATCTTTTACTCCTAATGAATATGATATTGAGATCAAAGAAGAAGCACCAGATTTTGGCCAACCTATAAATAACGCTAAAAACCAAGAAAACGTACAGCAATCTCCTCCCCCAATTTCTTCTATCCTAAATCATTTCCAACTCTCAAAACCAATAGCTAAAGAATCTTTCACTCCTAATGGATATGATATTGAGAACAAAAAAGAAGCACCAGATTTTGACCAACCTATAAATAACGGTAATTACCCAGAAAACATACAGCAATCTCCTCCCCCAATTTCTTCTCTCCCAAATCAATTCCAACTCTCAAAACCAATGGCTAAAGAATCTTTTACTCCTAATGAATATGATATTGAGAACAAAAAAGAAGCACCAGATTTTGGCCAACCTACAAATAACGGTAATTACCCAGAAAACATACAGCAATCTCCTCCCCCAATTTCTTCTCTCCCAAATCAATTCCAACTCTCAAAACCAATGGCTAAAGAATCTTTTACTCCTAATGAATATGATATTGAGATCAAAGAAGAAGCACCAGATTTTGGCCAACCTATAAATAACGCTAAAAACCAAGAAAACGTACAGCAATCTCCTCCCCCAATTTCTTCTCTCCCAAATCAATTCCAACTCTCAAAACCAATGGCTAAAGAATCTTTTACTCCTAATGAATATGATATTGAGAACAAAAAAGAAGCACCAGATTTTGGCCAACCTACAAATAACGGTAATTACCCAGAAAACATACAGCAATCTCCTCCCCCAATTTCTTCTCTCCCAAATCAATTCCAACTCTCAAAACCAATGGCTAAAGAATCTTTTACTCCTAATGAATATGATATTGAGATCAAAGAAGAAGCACCAGATTTTGGCCAACCTATAAATAACGCTAAAAACCAAGAAAACGTACAGCAATCTCCTCCCCCAATTTCTTCTATCCTAAATCATTTCCAACTCTCAAAACCAATAGCTAAAGAATCTTTCACTCCTAATGGATATGATATTGAGAACAAAAAAGAAGCACCAGATTTTGGCCAACCTATAAATAACGGTAATTACCCAGAAAACATACAGCAATCTCTTCCCCCAATTTCTTCTCTCCCAAATCAATTCCAACTCTCAAAACCAATGGCTAAAGAATCTTTTACTCCTAATGAATATGATATTGAGAACAAAAAAGAAGCACCAGATTTTGGCCAACCTATAAATAACGGTAATTACCCAGAAAACATACAGCAATCTCCTCCCCCAATTTCTTCTCTCCCAAATCAATTCCAACTCTCAAAACCAATGGCTAAAGAATCTTTTACTCCTAATGAATATGATATTGAGAACAAAAAAGAAGCACCAGATTTTGGCCAACCTATAAATAACGGTAATTACCCAGAAAACATACAGCAATCTCCTCCCCCAATTTCTTCTCTCCCAAATCAATTCCAACTCTCAAAACCAATGGCTAAAGAATCTTTTACTCCTAATGAATATGATATTGAGAACAAAAAAGAAGCACCAGATTTTGGCCAACCTATAAATAACGGTAATTACCCAGAAAACATACAGCAATCTCCTCCCCCAATTTCTTCTCTCCCAAATCAATTCCAACTCTCAAAACCAATGGCTAAAGAATCTTTTACTCCTAATGAATATGATATTGAGATCAAAGAAGAAGCACCAGATTTTGGCCAACCTATAAATAACGGTAAAAACCAAGAAAACGTACAGCAATCTTCTCCCCCAAATGAATATGATACTGAGATTAAAGGAGTAGTGCCAGATTTTGACCCAGTTATATATAACGCTGAAAATCAAGGAAACAAACCATCGTCTGCTCCTGATTTTCCTCCTaatcaatcaaaaatatctCCAATACCATCACAATCATCTTCGAAATTAACGCCTAATGAAAATACTATGCAGattaaaaatgacaatatGTCATTGAATTCTCTTTTAGGTCTTCCAGATGGTCAATCAGAACCACTTATTAATGATTTCGCGCAAAATGAAGatgttttaatagataattctCAAAcagatatacaattatttttaaattcagaaaATAATCAAGATGATTTTCAATTAGTAGTCAATGATATGCCGCCACAATTGCCAATGAACGTGCAAGCAGCAAATGCGATTATTGATTCACAATCAAAcgatttaataagtaatatggatttaaataatgatactgAAAATCTACAAAATACATCGAACGAAGATTCATCATCTGAAAATGTTGAAGATACTGAATTAAATGaagaatcaaaattaaaaaaagcaatGTCTGAGTCACTAGTTGTTGCGTTAGATGATACCGATACAGAAAATGATGAACTATATACATTAGGAAATTTGGTATTTGACGTACCACCATCAGAATTGGATAGACTATCCAATTACGATACTTCGTTTATTGTAGACACAGAAAATCCAAAAAACGTGAAAGAAGATAACGCTAAAATAACCGTCTACGCCAATCCTAATGATGTTCATATACTTCAACTATCTCCTAAACAGTCATCAACCAATGATAATAgttatctaattaataataatttattaaatactccaTCAACAGAAATGCCATTATGGTATTCCTCATTTCCAAATGGTGCTGATTacgttcaacattttaattcaaatactaataaacaaaaatctaattcatttttcaattttaatcaaaatccGGCTTATAATCAAATTCCAATGAACCtagaaaatagtaattattttaatcaacaagCTGCCGTTGATCAAAATCAGATGACATCTAAAATACAATCACCTGGTTTGTCACTAGATGATAATCAACCAAGTTCTATGGACAGCAGTGGATCTATTTACAAGAAAGTAGACTTAAAGAACCTTACTCCAAATAGTTCTAATTCGTggtctttattaaaaaaagattacaCAAAAAATCTACAGCCAAACCAAAACGACAGGTATACAAGTGGTGATGGTACAACACGCACAAGCTTTTTTGGAACACCATTGTCGTCTTACCAAAATAGTAATCaggaaatattaaacttacctTCAAACGATatgtttgtacaaaatatgatatcTGTAATTTCAAATTCGGTTCAAGCACCGTTAGACGGTACTAAAGCAATATTTGACATCACAAGTGCAAATTTTCCACGTTCTTCAGTGAGTCATATAATTCGTTTAACACACGCTATCGTACGATCTGTGATGCTAAATCTTCGGCAGACTTTAAATACAttcatgaaaattttatat ggTCATCGAGTTAAGCGAGATTTCAATCCTTTTGAGGTCTTACATAATTTACCGGGTGCTCTAGTTAACAAATATTCTCTCCAATCTACTGCTGCGCCGACgacgaaatatataaattcgcCGTACTATAATCAACCGACTATACGGCAGGTACTTCCGTAA